The Leishmania major strain Friedlin complete genome, chromosome 23 genome has a segment encoding these proteins:
- a CDS encoding oxidoreductase-like protein, with translation MRKEPLRVGFLGASTAAHKAWLAIHRAGHRVTCIGCRDASKGQELAERLKKDIEADNKTKKAADAGAQQPFAAPSIGSYMDVVRADNVDVVYISLPSSKRPAWIRVCAEYGKHVVSETPAATSAAELVECLRDMVSNRLLFMDGTALSHSQRLQDVCRAVAQLGGPVHINAHMSYPASPTFMASDIRLQPLLEPHGALGDLGWYCIRWILHIVDFVLPTGVGGRVTECDALRDEEEASNGAAAGTTTSARLAGAPAVAVVAASERRQSKAPVPAAITGFEGYLEFTIPAPTSSDVAPAAVAEAAATVTASFRCSFHDCHDQTVDIFCRNGTVTVPGAINPTADDRPRFVEQRHKVAAASATAALEQSSAADATEVFQVYERLEDRNDVEYSTTPAATDGAQQMEQLWRDVGDSVMRLGKGEPLIADPDLAKKWSTFAYVTQVVMDRALEAAGQHAPAATTSSADA, from the coding sequence ATGCGCAAGGAGCCGCTGAGAGTTGGTTTTCTCGGCGCGTCTACTGCCGCGCATAAAGCGTGGTTGGCCATCCACCGCGCGGGCCACCGCGTGACCTGCATTGGATGCCGAGACGCTAGCAAAGGGCAGGAGCTCGCTGAGCGCCTGAAAAAGGACATAGAGGCCGACAACAAAACGAAGAAGGCGGCAGATGCCGGCGCGCAGCAACCGTTTGCGGCGCCGAGCATCGGCTCCTACATGGATGTTGTGCGAGCAGACAACGTGGATGTCGTGTACATCTCACTGCCTTCGTCAAAGCGGCCGGCGTGGATTCGAGTGTGTGCGGAGTACGGTAAGCACGTCGTAAGCGAGACGccagccgccacctccgccgcagaGCTCGTCGAGTGTCTGCGTGATATGGTCTCGAACCGCCTTCTCTTTATGGACGGGACCGCCCTCTCCCACAGCCAGCGGCTGCAAGATGTGTGCCGCGCAGTCGCCCAACTCGGTGGTCCGGTGCACATCAACGCGCACATGTCCTACCCGGCGTCGCCGACCTTCATGGCGAGCGACATCCGCCTTCAGCCACTGCTGGAGCCGCACGGCGCGCTCGGCGACTTGGGGTGGTACTGCATTCGCTGGATTCTGCATATCGTCGATTTTGTGCTCCCAACAGGTGTAGGGGGTCGTGTGACGGAGTGCGATGCGCTGCGGGATGAGGAGGAAGCCAgcaacggcgctgccgctggcacgaCTACCAGCGCGCGCCTAGCCGGCgcaccagcggtggcggtagtGGCGGCGTCAGAGCGGAGACAGTCAAAAGCACCGGTGCCCGCCGCCATCACAGGATTTGAAGGGTATCTGGAGTTTACCATCCCGGCACCTACATCAAGCGATGTCGCGCCGGCTGCAGtagcagaagcggcggcgacagtgaCGGCCTCCTTTCGGTGCAGCTTTCACGACTGCCACGACCAAACAGTCGACATCTTCTGCCGCAACGGCACCGTGACTGTGCCTGGGGCCATCAACCCCACGGCAGACGATAGGCCGCGCTTTGTGGAGCAGCGTCACAAAGTGGCGGCAGCCtcagcgactgcagcgctAGAACAAAGTAGCGCAGCGGACGCCACCGAGGTGTTTCAGGTTTATGAGCGGTTGGAGGACAGAAACGATGTCGAGTACTCGACCacaccggcggcgacagaCGGTGCGCAGCAGATGGAGCAGCTGTGGCGCGATGTCGGCGACAGCGTGATGCGTCTCGGCAAGGGTGAGCCGCTCATCGCCGACCCCGATCTTGCAAAAAAGTGGTCCACTTTCGCGTATGTGACACAAGTGGTAATGGACCGCGCGCTAGAGGCTGCCGGGCAGCACGCGCCAGCTGCCACCACCTCATCTGCAGACGCATAA
- a CDS encoding oxidoreductase-like protein, with amino-acid sequence MSSDTIRVGFLGASTIAHKVWAAIEAAGNMQVTLVGSRSVEVAQKFVDECTENLHISEERKAAAATYDEVVGSSNVDVVYMSIPVTTRHEWVMKCAANNKHVVGEKPPASTPEQLQSWIEALSAKGLLYMDGTMFSHGPYVKKVVECLPEIGDIRRMTFIFSFRASPERLQNDIRCNPDLEPLGALGDIGWYGIRSFLHMVDFVMPTTVAGRILEELPNGAVTSFKGELFFPGAKPDTNIYAYFYCSFLSSLQQSFIVSGTKGRIVAEQLTNPLTDAGAACFTIVKPMFSGPDPNTDVTVEQTVTKVQVPEETGHMQETQMWRDVRDCLRKDESGRLIAEEDAVREWARKSWMTHCIAAKLMESARSSL; translated from the coding sequence ATGTCCTCAGATACCATCCGAGTTGGGTTCCTCGGAGCCTCAACGATCGCGCACAAGGTGTGGGCGGCCATCGAAGCGGCTGGAAACATGCAGGTCACCCTCGTGGGCAGTCGATccgtggaggtggcgcagaaATTCGTTGATGAGTGCACCGAGAATCTTCATATCAGCGAAGAACGCAAggctgcagccgccacctACGATGAAGTTGTCGGTAGCTCTAACGTTGACGTTGTGTACATGTCCATTCCTGTCACCACCAGGCACGAGTGGGTGATGAAGTGCGCTGCGAACAATAAGCACGTTGTTGGCGAGAAGCCTCCAGCTTCTACgccggagcagctgcagtcgTGGATTGAGGCACTCAGCGCGAAGGGCCTGCTATACATGGATGGAACAATGTTTTCTCACGGACCGTACGTGAAGAAAGTGGTCGAGTGCCTCCCCGAGATCGGTGACATTCGTCGCATGACATTTatcttttcttttcgtgcCTCTCCGGAGAGGCTACAGAATGATATCCGCTGCAACCCCGATCTAGAGCCGCTCGGCGCGCTTGGTGACATTGGATGGTACGGCATCCGCTCCTTTCTACACATGGTCGACTTTGTCATGCCTACCACTGTTGCTGGTCGCATTCTCGAGGAACTGCCGAACGGCGCTGTTACCTCCTTCAAAGGAGAGCTTTTTTTCCCTGGTGCCAAGCCGGACACAAACATCTACGCTTACTTCTACTGCAGCTTCTTGAGCTCACTCCAGCAAAGCTTTATTGTTTCAGGGACGAAAGGGCGCATTGTTGCCGAGCAGCTGACGAACCCGCTCACTGATGCCGGAGCGGCGTGCTTTACGATTGTGAAGCCCATGTTTTCCGGCCCTGATCCAAACACGGATGTCACCGTTGAGCAAACCGTGACAAAAGTCCAGGTTCCCGAGGAAACGGGACATATGCAGGAGACGCAGATGTGGCGTGATGTTCGCGACTGTCTCCGGAAGGACGAAAGTGGCCGGCTGATTGCTGAGGAGGATGCCGTGCGCGAGTGGGCCCGCAAGTCATGGATGACACACTGCATCGCGGCCAAGTTGATGGAGTCCGCACGCTCGTCGCTGTGA